The Kribbella amoyensis genomic sequence GATCGGCGTCGCGGCCGGAGCGGCGACCGCGTTCGTCACGGTGACGGCCGGGCTGGCGTACTACGAGTACTGCTACGCGCAGGCGGCCGCCGAGGTCCGGAAGCGGCTCGGATGATCAACGGACTGGACCCGGTCATCCACACGCCGAAGCGGCTGGCGGCGATGGCCGTCCTGGCGAACTCGACCACCGCGTCGTTCCGGTTCCTCCGCAACTACCTGGACATCAGCGACTCGGATCTGTCCAAGCACATGTCCGCGCTGGAAGCGGCCGGGTACGTGCACTCCGCCAAGGACGGGCGCGGACGCGGCGCGACCACGACGTTCAAGCTGACCAGGGACGGGCAGAAGGCGTACAACGCGCACCGTGACGCGCTCAGGGCGCTGCTCGACGGGCCGTCGCCGGAGGACCTGCCGCAGGACTGAGGGTCAGCCGCGCGCTTCGGCCGAGCGGATGTCGGCGGCCAGGTCGCGAACCGCTTCGCGCAGCGCCTGCTCGGCGTCGACCCCGGCGTCGCGCGCCTCCCGGACGAGCGCCAGCAACCGCCGCCCGTACTGCGCCTCCTTGGTCTCGTCGACCCCGGAGGTCAGATCCGCGTCGATCTCCGACACCTGGGCCGCGGCACCGGTGGAGTCCAGGAGCTTGGCGGAGCGGCCGAGCACCTTGTCGGCGAGGGCGAGGGCCGGCAGCGCCAGCGGGATCCCCTCCAGGACCGAGGTGCGCTGCTTCTCGGCGGCCTTGATGGTCTCCCAGTTCGCCTCGACCGCGGCCGCGTCGGCGGCGTCCACCGAGCCGAACACATGCGGATGCCGGCGGACCAGCTTCTCGACGATGTCACCGGCCACGTCGTCGATCGTCCACGCGTGGTCGGCCGGCTCCTCGGCGATCCGGGAGTGGAACGCCACCTGGAGGAGCAGGTCGCCGAGCTCCTCACGCAGGTGGTCGCGGTCACCGCTGTCGATCGCCTCGAGGGTCTCGTAGGTCTCCTCGAGCAGGTACTTCGCCAGGCTGGCGTGGGTCTGCTCCTGGTCCCACGGGCAGTTCCGCCGGAGCCGGTCCATCACCCGGACCAGGTCGATCAGCCGCGCACCGGGGACGTCGTACGACCCGTGCAGGATCTCCACCTCGTGCTCCGGGCGCGGCTCGGAGTGCAGGTGGTCGGCGATGAGCCGCAGCAACGCGGGCTCGCCGTCCTCGCCGACCAGCCAGGTAACCCGGCGACCCGCCTCGGCGGCCGTGGTCAGCCAGGTCCACTGCGTGTCCGGGCCGCCCTCGACCGACGTCACCACCAGGCCGGACCCGACGATCGCCTGGACCGTCGGGCTCTCCACCCCGGCCGCGGCGCCGATCTCCTCGGCCTGGTCGAACGCCTGCCAGGCCG encodes the following:
- a CDS encoding MazG family protein, which encodes MIKVVLTSPRVAPGLLTRAAWQAFDQAEEIGAAAGVESPTVQAIVGSGLVVTSVEGGPDTQWTWLTTAAEAGRRVTWLVGEDGEPALLRLIADHLHSEPRPEHEVEILHGSYDVPGARLIDLVRVMDRLRRNCPWDQEQTHASLAKYLLEETYETLEAIDSGDRDHLREELGDLLLQVAFHSRIAEEPADHAWTIDDVAGDIVEKLVRRHPHVFGSVDAADAAAVEANWETIKAAEKQRTSVLEGIPLALPALALADKVLGRSAKLLDSTGAAAQVSEIDADLTSGVDETKEAQYGRRLLALVREARDAGVDAEQALREAVRDLAADIRSAEARG
- a CDS encoding transcriptional regulator, with amino-acid sequence MINGLDPVIHTPKRLAAMAVLANSTTASFRFLRNYLDISDSDLSKHMSALEAAGYVHSAKDGRGRGATTTFKLTRDGQKAYNAHRDALRALLDGPSPEDLPQD